From Amphiura filiformis unplaced genomic scaffold, Afil_fr2py scaffold_34, whole genome shotgun sequence, the proteins below share one genomic window:
- the LOC140143967 gene encoding uncharacterized protein has product MFSNVREIHGQSTVKKLRDLENCEHKIANHRNHVVFSLRCRDLSLTPPSLKFKCPINTRKAKNIVNKAQRELLRERIRVTYNKLVNLKDKQSSLEQEINNEIPAESELTIQSSSHIARVRESTFEKSKCRQMRKLQILKEKSVNIDQKCRFTTPELDFSGTQLKKWVVNLSQYKLSKSENSVLAKGLNFAVSPTNVCTEEFVLATELACRNLPNSEAVQLRAKVASTLGSSKPPKSNISKDERKAIKDLKKVDSVIILPADKGKATVVLDKTEYEQKVNTMLGDEKTYEELSTDPTPKYKRKLASILSRLVKEEKIPKENYKKLYPTAENIPRLYCTPKIHKANAPLRPIVDYTATIGYETSRWLAGILSPMVGTSAHHVVNSKRLAEELENIVIDEDDILNSHNVVSLFTCTPIHKVLGIVKERLENGFYEGVQQDVWL; this is encoded by the coding sequence atgttcagtaatgtTCGGGAAATACACGGACAAAGTACTGTCAAAAAACTACGTGACTTGGAGAATTGTGAACACAAGATTGCCAATCATCGGAATCATGTTGTATTTAGCCTACGTTGCCGAGACCTTAGCCTCACGCCGCCTAGCTTAAAGTTCAAATGCCCTATTAACACCAGAAAAGCCAAGAATATTGTGAATAAGGCGCAACGCGAATTATTACGCGAAAGAATAAGGGTTACCTACAACAAATTGGTGAATTTGAAGGACAAACAATCGTCGCTAGAACAGGAGATAAATAACGAAATCCCCGCGGAATCTGAGCTGACCATCCAAAGCTCGTCGCACATCGCGAGAGTCCGCGAGAGTACATTTGAGAAATCAAAATGTCGGCAAATGCGGAAGTTACAGATTCTGAAGGAGAAAAGTGTAAACATCGACCAAAAATGCCGGTTTACGACACCAGAACTGGATTTCTCCGGGACGCAATTGAAGAAGTGGGTGGTGAACTTATCGCAGTATAAACTGAGTAAGTCAGAAAATAGTGTCTTAGCTAAAGGGTTGAATTTTGCTGTGTCGCCAACAAATGTGTGTACGGAAGAATTTGTACTTGCCACGGAACTCGCGTGTAGAAATCTGCCGAATTCGGAAGCCGTGCAATTGCGTGCTAAAGTGGCCAGTACACTCGGTTCGTCAAAACCCCCTAAGTCCAATATAAGCAAGGATGAGAGGAAAGCTATTAAAGATCTTAAGAAAGTTGACTCGGTCATTATCCTCCCCGCTGACAAAGGGAAAGCCACGGTTGTGCTTGACAAAACGGAATATGAACAGAAAGTTAACACCATGTTAGGAGATGAAAAAACATACGAAGAGCTCTCTACTGACCCCACCCCTAAGTATAAAAGGAAGTTGGCTAGTATTCTGTCTAGACTTGTAAAGGAGGAGAAGATACCCAAGGAGAATTACAAAAAGTTGTATCCAACTGCGGAGAACATCCCAAGACTTTATTGTACTCCTAAAATCCATAAAGCCAATGCACCGCTAAGACCTATTGTGGATTATACCGCTACTATTGGGTACGAAACATCAAGATGGTTAGCGGGTATTTTGTCTCCTATGGTTGGTACCTCGGCTCACCATGTCGTGAATTCCAAGCGGCTAGCGGAAGAGTTAGAGAATATTGTGATCGATGAAGACGACATCCTAAATTCACATAATGTCGTGTCGTTGTTTACTTGCACGCCAATTCATAAGGTTCTGGGAATTGTGAAAGAGAGACTGGAGAATGGTTTTTATGAAGGTGTACAACAAGATGTATGGTTATAA
- the LOC140143968 gene encoding uricase-like, with protein MAIIIETAEQFALDICQNHLDEYEQVINCVVYIEEVPWRRMDNLGSEHNHAFLSSPEAIRFAEVEHDRDETPKIYAGLKDMRIIKTTQFQFLGFFMDDYTSLPESDKWLLSTEVWLKWLYSENTDFDKTWESVKI; from the exons ATAGAAACAGCTGAACAGTTTGCCCTGGATATCTGCCAAAACCATCTAGATGAATATGAACAAGTCATCAATTGTGTGGTGTACATAGAAGAAGTACCATGGCGAAGAATGGACAATCTTGGTTCTGAACATAACCATGCATTTCTTAGCAGCCCAGAAGCTATTAGGTTCGCAGAAGTTGAACACGACAGAGATG AAACCCCAAAGATTTATGCAGGTCTGAAAGACATGCGAATTATAAAGACGACACAGTttcaattcttgggattttttATGGACGACTACACCTCACTCCCAGAATCCGATAAATGGCTGCTGTCAACTGAAGTTTGGCTGAAATGGCTTTACAGCGAGAACACTGATTTTGATAAAACTTG GGAGTCAGTGAAAATATAA